The Terriglobia bacterium genome has a window encoding:
- a CDS encoding sugar transferase, producing the protein MKLSVLAAAGLNGDRDLFLRQVAGSLAAIARETDHLGWYSAESVLGVIFTELGSTQDAEHALVPIENKVRLALQQQFDSATRSQLPVTFHICPQEYHADSASTDYPSASQRKGPRDAGWIFSRGKRTLDILGSVLALLLLSPLLCLIAIAVKLTSRGPVLFRQKRIGQYGLPFTFLKFRSMRDGNDSQIHKDFVRKLIAGSPEISNRGVFKLTHDPRVTPLGSFLRKTSLDELPQLWNVFRGDMSLVGPRPPLPYEVDAYDVWHRKRFLMAKPGITGLWQVSGRSRTTFDEMVRLDLRYARTSSFWLDAQILWRTPLAVIRGSGAY; encoded by the coding sequence ATGAAATTGAGTGTTCTGGCGGCCGCTGGACTGAACGGTGACCGCGATCTATTTCTGCGGCAGGTAGCTGGCTCCCTTGCGGCGATTGCGCGGGAGACCGACCACTTGGGATGGTACAGTGCGGAATCGGTTTTGGGCGTCATCTTTACCGAGCTTGGGTCGACTCAGGATGCGGAGCACGCACTGGTGCCGATTGAAAACAAGGTGAGGTTGGCGTTGCAGCAACAATTCGATTCCGCTACGCGGTCCCAACTCCCGGTGACATTCCATATCTGTCCGCAGGAGTATCATGCCGACTCTGCTTCGACCGATTATCCATCAGCCTCTCAGAGGAAAGGACCGCGCGATGCGGGATGGATTTTCAGCAGGGGCAAACGAACCCTGGATATCCTGGGAAGCGTTCTGGCCCTCCTTCTTCTTTCCCCTCTGCTGTGCCTTATAGCAATTGCCGTGAAGCTAACTTCTCGTGGGCCTGTCCTCTTCCGTCAGAAGCGCATTGGGCAATACGGGCTCCCCTTCACATTCCTCAAGTTTCGGTCGATGCGTGACGGAAACGACTCTCAAATACACAAGGATTTTGTCCGCAAGCTTATTGCCGGATCCCCTGAGATATCCAATCGTGGCGTTTTCAAACTCACACATGATCCTCGCGTGACGCCGCTCGGAAGCTTCCTTCGGAAGACTAGTCTTGACGAGTTGCCCCAACTCTGGAACGTATTTCGTGGAGACATGTCCCTGGTCGGGCCACGCCCGCCCCTCCCGTACGAGGTAGACGCCTACGACGTCTGGCACCGGAAGCGATTCCTTATGGCGAAGCCAGGAATTACGGGACTCTGGCAAGTTAGCGGCCGGAGCAGGACGACCTTCGACGAGATGGTCAGGCTCGACCTGCGGTACGCGCGAACATCCTCCTTCTGGCTAGATGCGCAGATTCTCTGGCGCACCCCCCTTGCCGTCATTCGCGGCAGCGGCGCCTATTAG
- a CDS encoding acyltransferase, with protein sequence MDAFLCIAPDVKLGRDVRLAKFINLYGCEIGDETKIGAFVEVQKNARIGKRCKISSHTFICEGVTIEDNVFIGHSVVFINDSYPRATTSEGVLQTEADWKVERTLVRRGASIGSGSTILSNITIGENAIVGAGSVVTRDVPPNAIVAGNPARLFRYIGEQSRTA encoded by the coding sequence ATGGATGCCTTCTTATGCATAGCTCCCGACGTCAAGCTCGGACGTGATGTCCGTTTGGCCAAGTTCATCAACCTCTACGGCTGCGAAATCGGCGATGAAACCAAGATCGGTGCTTTCGTCGAGGTTCAGAAGAATGCCCGGATCGGAAAGCGCTGCAAGATTTCCAGCCACACCTTTATCTGTGAAGGCGTGACGATTGAAGACAATGTCTTCATCGGGCACAGCGTCGTGTTCATAAACGACTCGTACCCACGAGCAACAACTTCGGAGGGAGTATTGCAGACCGAAGCCGATTGGAAGGTAGAGCGCACTCTCGTCAGAAGGGGAGCATCCATCGGATCCGGCAGCACGATCTTATCGAACATCACGATTGGCGAAAATGCGATCGTCGGGGCAGGAAGCGTAGTCACTCGCGACGTTCCTCCTAATGCCATCGTTGCCGGAAACCCAGCCCGCCTTTTCCGATATATCGGAGAACAATCGAGGACAGCATGA
- a CDS encoding TolC family protein: MKFVYVLLALCLCGLRAHAQESLLAAETLLPKQQMVEDSSPPLTLDEVEQKAMIGNPEIRVAVRQLAVVQTRVSTAGALEDPSFMYRAWGVPLRQPWNYNAAQNMFMVGQTFPWPGKRDLRTNIAQSDADVAKAALENTRLQVRIAVRKAFYDLLRTQDEMRIHDEHVAIARQAVEAAKIKYTVGNVPQQDILKAQVALTRLAEHLIHFEQDADVARSKLNTLMGRDPALPIRVAGDYRIPARFPGTEDLEKLALQSRPDLAQARAMIHKSEQEQKLAARTFQPDVTVAGGYMLMPRGSEQRNSYMLEGSINLPWLNHRKHDAEIEEARAKVSEQEAEYEALQSTAFGQIQEAMSQARASKRLADVYQSALKPQAEATLRSTLIAYENNHTDFLNLLDSQTAVIDIDLAYYQALADFEARFSDLELAVGAPINRNTQAKAPEVTK, from the coding sequence ATGAAATTCGTGTATGTATTGCTCGCACTATGTCTGTGCGGGCTGAGGGCCCATGCCCAGGAGTCACTCCTCGCTGCGGAAACGTTACTGCCAAAGCAGCAGATGGTTGAGGATTCATCGCCGCCTCTGACACTCGACGAGGTCGAACAGAAGGCGATGATCGGCAATCCCGAGATCAGGGTCGCGGTGCGACAGCTCGCCGTCGTACAAACGCGGGTGTCCACGGCAGGGGCACTCGAAGATCCTTCCTTTATGTACCGCGCTTGGGGTGTCCCCTTACGGCAGCCCTGGAACTACAACGCGGCACAGAACATGTTCATGGTGGGCCAAACCTTTCCGTGGCCTGGCAAACGCGACCTCCGTACCAACATCGCTCAGTCCGATGCAGATGTCGCCAAGGCCGCACTCGAGAACACGAGGCTTCAAGTACGCATCGCTGTCCGAAAAGCCTTCTACGATCTATTGCGCACGCAAGACGAGATGCGGATCCACGACGAGCACGTCGCAATCGCCAGGCAGGCGGTTGAGGCGGCCAAGATCAAATACACCGTAGGCAATGTCCCGCAGCAGGACATCCTGAAAGCTCAGGTCGCGCTGACCCGCCTTGCGGAACACCTTATTCACTTTGAACAGGACGCCGATGTCGCCCGTTCGAAGCTAAACACACTGATGGGCCGTGATCCGGCTTTGCCCATTCGGGTTGCGGGCGATTACCGGATCCCGGCTCGATTTCCCGGAACGGAAGACCTGGAGAAATTGGCCCTGCAATCGCGGCCTGACCTGGCGCAGGCGCGGGCGATGATCCACAAGAGCGAACAAGAACAAAAGTTGGCTGCCAGAACCTTCCAGCCGGATGTGACCGTAGCAGGCGGATACATGCTGATGCCGCGCGGCTCTGAGCAACGCAACAGCTACATGCTGGAAGGCTCAATCAATCTTCCCTGGCTGAATCATCGCAAGCACGACGCGGAAATTGAAGAGGCCAGGGCGAAGGTCAGCGAACAAGAGGCTGAGTACGAAGCCCTGCAGAGCACCGCTTTTGGGCAGATACAGGAGGCGATGTCACAAGCCAGAGCGTCCAAACGACTCGCGGATGTTTATCAGAGCGCGTTGAAGCCACAAGCGGAAGCAACTTTGCGCTCGACCTTGATCGCCTACGAGAACAACCACACCGATTTCCTCAACCTGCTGGATAGTCAGACCGCAGTAATCGATATCGATCTTGCTTATTACCAGGCGCTGGCCGATTTCGAAGCGCGATTCTCTGACTTGGAACTTGCCGTGGGCGCCCCCATCAACAGAAACACTCAGGCGAAGGCGCCGGAGGTGACCAAATGA
- a CDS encoding efflux RND transporter periplasmic adaptor subunit, producing the protein MKDHTFKNAFILAVIVCLALGGGLAYVLWQQRSSVHEETGIVAAKGPDAPMQMPRKADRSDGSPTVAPLSPVQLSPQRLQAIGVTTAVAVMKTVTNDLRVPGNVDVNERRISYLQTRFPGWIQKVFANASYEYVRKGQPMFTIYSPELLSTEQEYLLAKKNQKTFNNDGHGMAAKEGEWLLSAAADRLAQFGVPASEVQRLEKTGTVQHDITIDSPMSGYITELNALPNQYTEAGTKLYTIADLSSVWVYANVFQNDIGQLKPGTPAQVTVDAYPGRIFHGRIDQILPQVDPATRTVRVRFVFSNPKLALKPGMFVNVSMSIPLGRKLVIPASGALQSGTREIAFIDHGNGYLEPREIELGPRLDDHVVVLKGLQAGDKIVSSANFLVDSEAQLQAAIGSFAPPPASAAGSASANSPAGQVALDFSSTPSPPQRGSNTLRVKLTGAGNKPVTGAQVTVTFYMPAMPAMGMAAIKKTATLPDRGNGTYEGLLDLPSGGSYQVTVSATRGGQTIAGMQLSVTATGGM; encoded by the coding sequence ATGAAAGATCATACTTTCAAGAACGCATTCATTCTTGCTGTCATTGTCTGCCTGGCGCTCGGTGGCGGCTTGGCTTACGTCCTGTGGCAACAGCGCAGTTCTGTTCATGAAGAGACCGGCATCGTCGCGGCGAAGGGGCCTGACGCCCCCATGCAGATGCCCAGGAAGGCAGATCGATCCGACGGTTCGCCGACAGTAGCACCACTCTCTCCCGTGCAGCTGTCGCCGCAGCGTCTGCAGGCGATCGGCGTAACTACAGCCGTTGCCGTGATGAAAACGGTCACGAACGATCTGCGCGTGCCCGGCAACGTTGATGTGAATGAGCGCCGGATATCATATCTCCAAACGCGCTTCCCGGGCTGGATCCAGAAGGTGTTCGCCAATGCAAGCTACGAGTATGTACGCAAGGGCCAGCCGATGTTCACCATTTACAGTCCGGAACTGTTAAGCACGGAACAGGAGTACCTGCTGGCAAAGAAGAATCAAAAGACGTTCAACAACGACGGGCATGGTATGGCGGCAAAAGAAGGCGAGTGGTTGCTGAGCGCAGCCGCGGACCGGCTTGCCCAGTTTGGAGTGCCGGCGAGCGAGGTTCAGAGGCTGGAAAAGACCGGAACCGTGCAGCACGACATCACGATCGATTCCCCCATGTCGGGTTACATAACAGAGTTAAACGCACTTCCCAACCAGTACACCGAAGCCGGAACAAAGCTGTATACCATCGCCGACCTCTCTTCCGTTTGGGTATACGCGAATGTGTTTCAGAACGATATTGGCCAACTGAAACCGGGCACGCCAGCCCAGGTAACCGTGGACGCGTATCCAGGACGCATATTCCATGGCCGAATTGACCAGATTCTCCCGCAGGTCGACCCGGCAACGCGAACCGTCCGAGTGCGCTTCGTCTTCAGTAACCCCAAGCTGGCGCTGAAGCCTGGAATGTTCGTGAACGTCAGCATGTCTATTCCACTCGGACGAAAGCTCGTGATCCCAGCTTCTGGCGCGTTGCAATCGGGAACCCGCGAGATTGCGTTCATCGATCACGGAAACGGCTATCTTGAACCGCGTGAAATCGAACTCGGTCCGCGGCTTGACGACCACGTCGTCGTTCTTAAAGGCTTGCAGGCCGGCGACAAGATTGTGAGTTCCGCGAACTTCCTGGTCGATTCAGAGGCGCAACTTCAGGCGGCGATTGGCTCGTTTGCTCCTCCCCCGGCCAGTGCGGCCGGCTCGGCTTCGGCGAATTCTCCGGCCGGGCAGGTCGCTCTCGACTTCAGCAGCACACCTTCACCGCCTCAACGCGGCAGCAACACTCTCCGGGTGAAGCTGACTGGCGCAGGGAACAAACCTGTGACCGGCGCGCAGGTGACCGTCACCTTTTACATGCCCGCGATGCCCGCCATGGGCATGGCGGCAATCAAGAAGACGGCAACGCTCCCGGATCGCGGAAATGGCACCTATGAAGGTCTGCTGGACCTTCCCAGCGGCGGCTCATATCAGGTGACGGTATCCGCGACGCGTGGTGGTCAAACCATAGCCGGCATGCAGCTCAGCGTGACTGCGACGGGAGGTATGTGA
- a CDS encoding CpsD/CapB family tyrosine-protein kinase, protein MSRVYDALRQWNRERGLSADIFKYEGAAQGPTKPEESETQELLRWDSIAEFVAACRPEDHLIALNNGKELGNEKFRLLQSRLRQMSLLRKINTVLITSAVPEDGKSLVAANLAISLATHTNLKVLLLEGDLHKPTLAKKVGLTGRPGLSECLSNGGTVEKSCYRLRNNHLWVLPAGRSQEHPLSLLQSAIFQRIFAILSSAFDWILIDSPPLLPLADAGFWAQQSDGILLVVRNAHTPRELLKRSLEVIDTSKLIGVVFNDSQPTEHDYYKRYYRSPNPAPEA, encoded by the coding sequence ATGAGCCGAGTTTACGATGCGCTCCGACAGTGGAATCGGGAACGTGGTCTGTCCGCCGATATTTTCAAGTACGAGGGGGCCGCTCAGGGACCAACAAAACCAGAAGAAAGTGAGACGCAAGAGCTCTTGCGTTGGGATAGCATTGCTGAATTCGTAGCCGCATGTCGCCCAGAAGACCATCTGATTGCCCTGAATAACGGAAAAGAATTGGGGAATGAGAAGTTCAGGTTGTTACAGTCTCGCTTGCGTCAGATGTCGCTTCTCCGAAAGATCAATACTGTGCTCATAACCAGCGCAGTTCCCGAAGATGGCAAGAGCCTGGTTGCAGCAAATCTGGCTATCAGTCTCGCGACGCACACGAATTTGAAAGTTCTGCTTTTGGAGGGCGATCTCCATAAACCCACGTTAGCGAAGAAGGTTGGACTCACAGGCCGTCCCGGACTGTCTGAGTGCCTAAGCAACGGAGGCACCGTAGAAAAGAGTTGTTACCGTCTGAGGAATAATCATCTCTGGGTACTCCCAGCTGGCCGATCACAAGAGCATCCGCTCTCGTTACTGCAATCGGCAATCTTCCAAAGAATATTTGCAATTCTGAGCTCCGCTTTCGATTGGATTCTCATCGACTCACCGCCGCTGCTGCCGTTGGCTGATGCCGGATTCTGGGCGCAGCAGTCGGATGGCATACTGCTCGTCGTCCGAAACGCTCACACTCCACGAGAGCTACTGAAACGCAGTTTAGAAGTGATCGATACATCCAAGTTAATTGGGGTTGTATTCAACGACTCTCAGCCGACCGAGCACGACTATTACAAACGTTACTACCGGTCCCCCAACCCAGCCCCGGAAGCGTAG
- a CDS encoding DegT/DnrJ/EryC1/StrS family aminotransferase, translated as MNRATDPIPFLDLITPHKELEEDLIAVFRKALSTASFVGGAMVEEFEENYAKFCGTKYCVGVSSGTDALRFALIASGVRPGEIVVTVPNTFIATTEAITQAGAHPEFVDIDERTYNMDPAKLQEYLENQCTLDINTGRLISRRSRKPVSTIVPVHLYGQMAHMDPMLELAERYNLMVIEDACQAHGAEYFSCKKDQWMKAGSMGRAAAFSFYPGKNLGACGEAGAVTTNDADLALKVKMLRDHGRVKKYYHDVEGYNGRLDAIQAAIMRAKLDRLAAWNFQRRDRAAEYRRLFNAADCGVNPPYEPSWSKSVYHLYVIRVEDRQALMEQLRRAGIGTGIHYPIPLHLQKAYVFLNYCEGDFPITERTAAEILSLPMFPQLTPAQQARVTEEVARFSQVELTE; from the coding sequence ATGAACAGAGCAACCGACCCAATTCCGTTTCTTGATCTGATAACTCCCCACAAAGAACTCGAAGAGGACCTAATCGCGGTGTTTCGGAAAGCACTCAGCACTGCAAGCTTCGTTGGCGGAGCTATGGTTGAGGAGTTCGAGGAGAATTATGCGAAGTTCTGCGGAACAAAATACTGTGTTGGGGTGAGCAGCGGCACGGACGCATTGCGTTTCGCCTTAATCGCCTCTGGTGTGAGGCCCGGAGAGATCGTCGTCACCGTCCCGAACACATTCATCGCGACTACGGAGGCCATTACTCAGGCCGGGGCCCATCCGGAGTTCGTGGACATTGACGAACGGACCTACAACATGGATCCAGCGAAGCTGCAGGAGTATCTGGAGAATCAGTGCACGCTGGACATCAATACAGGCAGGCTGATCAGCCGGAGGTCTCGAAAGCCGGTGTCGACGATTGTGCCAGTGCATCTCTACGGTCAGATGGCCCACATGGATCCGATGCTGGAGTTAGCAGAGCGATACAACCTTATGGTCATCGAAGATGCCTGCCAGGCGCATGGCGCAGAGTACTTCTCCTGCAAGAAGGACCAGTGGATGAAGGCCGGGTCCATGGGCCGTGCTGCAGCCTTCAGCTTCTATCCCGGTAAAAACCTCGGCGCGTGCGGAGAAGCTGGGGCGGTCACAACGAATGATGCAGATCTGGCACTCAAGGTGAAAATGCTACGCGATCATGGGCGGGTTAAGAAGTACTACCACGATGTAGAAGGGTATAACGGCAGGTTGGACGCAATTCAGGCGGCCATCATGCGCGCGAAGCTGGATCGTCTCGCAGCGTGGAACTTCCAGCGTCGCGACCGCGCCGCTGAGTACCGCCGGCTGTTTAACGCTGCAGATTGTGGTGTCAATCCACCCTATGAACCTTCGTGGTCGAAGTCCGTGTATCACCTGTACGTTATTCGTGTGGAGGATCGCCAAGCTCTAATGGAGCAATTGAGACGGGCCGGAATCGGCACGGGAATTCATTATCCGATTCCCCTCCATCTGCAAAAAGCGTACGTATTCCTGAATTATTGTGAAGGTGATTTTCCAATTACGGAAAGGACCGCGGCGGAGATCCTGTCCCTCCCAATGTTTCCGCAACTGACGCCTGCCCAGCAGGCAAGGGTCACAGAAGAGGTCGCTCGCTTTTCGCAAGTGGAACTGACAGAGTAG
- a CDS encoding UpxY family transcription antiterminator, translating into MLGESVLNTTDIGAGSSSSLLAPGPIYPATESGVPQWFAAYVQTRHEKSIAKQLEERCVERFLPVYEATHRWKNGRHKVQLPLFPSYVFVRISPSERSRVLQVPGVGYIVGSHGVPTPLPLEEIERLRNALRGGVIAQPFPYLKVGTHVEIRNGPLQGLVGILKRWHGQFRVVISVDLIMQSIAVEVDVSDISPIRSTGRHQG; encoded by the coding sequence ATGCTTGGAGAAAGCGTCTTAAATACCACTGATATCGGAGCCGGTTCGTCATCGTCATTATTGGCTCCAGGTCCAATTTACCCCGCGACTGAGAGCGGAGTTCCGCAATGGTTTGCGGCATACGTACAGACACGTCACGAAAAAAGCATCGCTAAGCAGCTCGAAGAGCGTTGCGTAGAGCGATTTCTACCGGTTTACGAGGCGACCCACCGCTGGAAAAATGGTCGGCATAAAGTGCAGCTTCCGCTATTCCCCAGCTATGTATTCGTGCGCATCTCCCCTTCAGAGAGATCAAGAGTACTTCAAGTGCCAGGAGTCGGTTATATCGTCGGCTCGCATGGTGTCCCGACGCCGCTCCCTTTAGAGGAAATTGAACGGTTACGGAACGCGCTTCGCGGAGGCGTAATTGCCCAGCCCTTCCCTTACCTGAAAGTCGGCACGCACGTGGAAATTCGGAACGGTCCGTTGCAGGGCTTAGTCGGAATCCTGAAGCGCTGGCATGGCCAATTTCGGGTCGTGATTTCTGTCGATTTGATAATGCAATCAATAGCAGTAGAAGTGGATGTCTCCGACATATCGCCGATTCGCTCGACCGGCCGGCATCAGGGTTGA
- a CDS encoding GNVR domain-containing protein, translated as MHEESTELEEQRISWQRYWRLLQHHKWWFVLPAFSVFLAVWSASWLLPATYRSETLILVEQQKVPDQYVVSNIADDLQQRLQSMTQQILSRTRLISVINQFDLYSKERTRLTEDELVDRMRKDIQIELVRDSSRARDLTAFKIAYLSISPQTAQSVTSQLSSLFINENLRVRQERSENTTAFLESELEQARQSLGAQEVRVREFKSRYLGELPGQTQSNVQILSGLQTRLQQEMEALAHAKQQKVYLESMLSQLRSVEAGIRANPSTVMASPLTLDQEIERLRNQLTELTSKYSEEHPDVQKTRTQLAKTLQLKQQRDAQVAEAAKSAASTEMPAVGSLAELQAMSPRLNVESELKANRAEIDNRERSIRDLEHQIESYQGRLNTTPLREQQLADLTRDYDQSRKNYEQLLAKRDQSSMATTLERRQQGEQFRVIDPANLPQKPYSPNRLKIALVGLLAGIVCGVMFLVTNGVLHNVVYLRDEVNDVVEVPVIVEIPPLFTVEQETRNRILLRFQRSSFVFVGVLTAVAVGISFYFG; from the coding sequence ATGCACGAAGAATCCACCGAACTAGAAGAACAGCGGATTAGCTGGCAACGTTATTGGAGACTCTTACAGCACCACAAATGGTGGTTCGTCTTGCCGGCATTCAGCGTGTTTCTTGCGGTGTGGAGCGCAAGCTGGCTGCTTCCGGCCACTTATCGCTCTGAGACGCTAATTCTCGTTGAGCAGCAGAAAGTACCGGATCAGTATGTAGTTTCAAATATAGCCGACGATCTGCAACAGAGATTGCAAAGTATGACACAGCAGATCCTGAGCCGCACACGCCTGATAAGCGTTATTAACCAGTTTGACCTTTACTCCAAAGAGCGCACTCGCCTCACCGAGGACGAACTGGTCGATCGGATGCGAAAAGACATTCAGATTGAGCTGGTACGAGATTCAAGTCGAGCCCGAGATCTCACCGCCTTTAAAATTGCTTATCTCTCGATAAGTCCACAAACTGCACAATCAGTAACATCTCAACTGAGCTCATTGTTCATTAACGAAAACCTGCGAGTTCGGCAGGAGCGCTCAGAAAACACTACGGCCTTTCTTGAGAGCGAACTGGAGCAAGCCCGCCAGAGTCTCGGGGCACAAGAAGTACGAGTACGAGAGTTTAAGAGCCGCTACTTAGGGGAATTGCCTGGTCAGACCCAATCTAATGTTCAGATCCTCAGTGGACTGCAAACACGACTACAGCAGGAAATGGAAGCCTTGGCTCATGCCAAGCAGCAAAAGGTCTACTTGGAATCGATGCTATCGCAACTGCGTTCGGTAGAAGCCGGCATCAGGGCGAATCCGTCTACGGTGATGGCATCTCCCCTGACACTGGATCAAGAGATAGAGCGACTCCGGAATCAGCTCACTGAACTAACTTCGAAGTACAGCGAAGAGCATCCTGATGTTCAGAAGACGCGAACACAATTGGCTAAAACACTCCAATTAAAACAACAACGTGACGCTCAGGTCGCCGAGGCAGCCAAATCGGCGGCGAGCACCGAAATGCCCGCGGTAGGAAGCTTAGCTGAGCTACAGGCAATGTCGCCGCGACTGAACGTTGAGAGCGAACTGAAAGCGAATCGGGCGGAGATCGACAATCGGGAACGCAGCATAAGGGATCTGGAACACCAGATTGAGTCCTACCAGGGTCGCCTAAATACGACACCTCTCCGGGAACAGCAACTGGCAGACTTAACAAGAGATTACGACCAATCACGTAAGAATTACGAACAACTGTTGGCCAAGCGTGATCAGTCCTCGATGGCTACAACTCTTGAGAGACGCCAACAAGGGGAACAATTCCGGGTAATTGATCCTGCTAACCTTCCGCAAAAGCCTTATTCACCCAATCGGCTAAAGATCGCATTGGTCGGGCTATTAGCCGGCATCGTCTGTGGTGTGATGTTCCTGGTTACAAATGGCGTTCTCCACAACGTTGTCTACTTGAGAGACGAGGTGAATGACGTTGTTGAAGTCCCCGTGATCGTCGAGATCCCACCGCTCTTTACAGTGGAACAAGAAACACGGAACAGAATTCTGCTCCGATTCCAGAGATCCTCCTTCGTGTTCGTGGGAGTACTAACAGCCGTTGCCGTTGGGATCAGCTTTTACTTTGGATAA
- a CDS encoding Gfo/Idh/MocA family oxidoreductase has protein sequence MINVGVIGFGYWGPNIVRNFSGCSDARVVTVCDQRPTALQKATKAFPSIRVTTNPQEVITSSDVDAVAVVTPVWTHFELTKSALCNGKHVFVEKPFTSTTAQAEELIEIADRKHLQIMVDHTFLFTAAVQKIHHYIESGALGRLYYYDSTRANLGLFQHDVNVIWDLAPHDLSIVDYLLKDKPEAVIATAEQHFNGLEDLAFITLYFPNKVIAHINVNWLSPVKVRTTLIGGEKKMLVWDDIEPDEKIRIYDKGVEHVEDREGIYKLLVKYRTGDMLAPHLEHIEALSSEVAYFIDCLAVNKKPINDGGAGLRVVRILEAADRSVKQRGALVDLWMPSYA, from the coding sequence ATGATTAATGTCGGTGTCATTGGCTTTGGTTATTGGGGGCCCAACATCGTCAGAAATTTTTCAGGATGCAGTGATGCGCGAGTAGTGACGGTCTGCGATCAACGTCCGACTGCGCTGCAAAAGGCGACCAAAGCATTTCCGAGTATACGGGTCACAACGAACCCACAGGAAGTGATCACTTCGTCGGATGTCGATGCGGTTGCAGTAGTTACGCCAGTTTGGACGCACTTCGAGCTCACAAAATCGGCACTATGTAACGGCAAGCACGTTTTTGTCGAAAAGCCTTTTACCAGTACCACCGCGCAGGCGGAGGAATTGATCGAGATCGCGGACCGGAAGCACCTGCAGATAATGGTGGACCATACGTTTCTGTTTACAGCTGCCGTTCAGAAGATTCATCACTACATCGAGTCGGGAGCACTCGGAAGGCTCTACTACTACGATTCGACGCGCGCAAATCTTGGACTATTTCAGCATGACGTAAATGTGATCTGGGACTTGGCCCCTCACGATTTATCCATTGTTGACTATCTCCTCAAAGATAAGCCTGAGGCGGTAATCGCCACGGCAGAGCAACACTTCAACGGCCTCGAGGATCTTGCATTCATCACGCTCTATTTCCCCAACAAAGTTATCGCGCATATCAACGTCAATTGGCTTTCACCGGTGAAAGTGAGGACAACGCTAATTGGCGGCGAAAAGAAAATGCTCGTTTGGGACGACATCGAACCGGACGAGAAAATTCGGATCTACGACAAGGGAGTAGAGCATGTAGAGGATCGTGAGGGTATCTACAAGTTGCTCGTGAAATACAGAACGGGCGACATGCTCGCACCGCACTTGGAACATATTGAGGCACTCAGCAGCGAGGTCGCCTACTTCATCGATTGCCTTGCCGTCAATAAGAAGCCAATCAACGATGGCGGAGCCGGTCTACGTGTTGTTCGCATCCTCGAGGCTGCTGATAGATCTGTCAAACAGAGAGGAGCCCTGGTGGATTTATGGATGCCTTCTTATGCATAG